The nucleotide window TCTATGAATCATACTTCTCCACATTCAACTCATCCCTTTTCTCTATCTTTGCTTTATAATCCAATTAACTAACATCACATAATGAACCAAAATGCACCGCCTAGCCTGTCGCATTAGAAATTCAAATACCCACCCATCAATAAATATTCTGCACATATCCAAGGAAATGGCCTATCACTATAACTACTGTTATTCATCTGCTATTAGAACTGAGTTAATTATGATGAATTCTATAAACTAAAAAGATGGGCAAATTGTCAAAACGAAACCACAGAAAACAGaccaacatttttttattttattttaaaaagagcTATTATTacccaaaaccctaacttTTTATCAAAAGGATTATTCCCTCAAAATACTAAACCCTAGAAACCAAGTATACAACACACAGGCACACACATGTACACAGAAGAGTCAAAATTTAAGACAGAGACGATAGATACCATGTGCGGGTACTTCTCTTGGTCGACGACCCTTGTGTTCTCTAGCTTTATGTTGAGGTACTGATCCACTGAGTGCAGTGTTCCTCTGATTGCAAGATCATTCTTCAGCTCCACTGTCACTTCTCTGCCCACCAACTCCTTGAAATACGAGAAGAACAACTGCACACACGCACGAACCAAAAAAACCCAGTTGAAATTATGGGTTGCAGggaaaattcaaagaaaatctgcaagaaatataaaatatgggGGAAAACCCATTATGAAAAAGTTCCTGTAGAAGAAACTGGGAATTGAAAGTTACCATTTTTATGCACGAGAtgagaggcagagagagagagaaggagatggTGAGCCCTTTTGGGTTCTCTAGGATCGAAGTTGGGGACTGTAGCTTGTTCTACAGAACTGAAGAGTAACACGAAGACAAAAGGGTCGAGGTAGAATCTGGAGTGGTAAAAATAGGCAGGGAGAAATTTTGCCGCTATAGGCTAGCTGGATTTGGGGTTTCAAGATTTGCGCCTTATTGGAGTTAGCAAGGCCCTTCCTAGCCCTGATCTCTTTTTGGGCCTTGGTCCCCTCGTACAAAGATGGGTCCAAATATTTTCGGTTTGAAATCCAACGATAAAAAGTTAGGAGTTTTTTCAATTGGTTGCAATGGTCTTATTAGATTCAATGGAACGGATAAAAAGCCAAATTCACATCTACAATTTTACATTCGATTCAagcaaaaatcacatttaTATCTCTTGGAGATGTAAATAGAATGTAAATAGATGTTCTTATTAggtttttaacttttcaaaTTGGAGTCGAAAACTAAATGGCTTCAGGTTAAAGTATGTTACTATCTTAgttgataaaaaaatttatgaacttGGCTAGAGCATATATGCTTCCCATTTTGCAttcaagttcgaatctccCTCCCCAAagaatatcgtttgtataaataaaaaaataatgaacaaGAAGGTAAGTAATAAGTTTGGATTATAGGtaggaaaatgctaggcttaccacattgtgtaccacctctctaatagaggtgtgCCCTATTGTATTGGTGGACTCCACCTTTATTAGAGAAGTAGTACACAATGTgatataaaaatgtggtaagcctAGCATTACCCTGGTAGGTAAGTTCAATTTCCTTCCAGTTTCTCACTTACTCTCAAATATCTCTTggtatatattttctatatcTTATTACGTGTCTATCCTATTCCTCAAATATAGGGTTTGCGAGATGAGGGCAGTGTCCTTCATGAATTAAGCCATTCCAAATGTGACAGTGACGGAGGAAGGGAAGGAGTGCTGTATCTGCTTGAAAGACCTGAAGGTGGGCGCTGGGGCCATGGAGATGCCTTGCAAGCACAGGTTTCATTAGCCTTGTCTCGAAACGTGGCTGCTCAAGCGTGCCTCCTGCCCGCTTTGCAGGTCCGCCATGCCCATACAAGAGGAAGCTCAGACCACCGACATGGTTAAGGGACAGCTTCAGAACAACATGGTCATGAAGAAGATAGGGATTACCGTAACATGATGAGGCAGATGTTTAAATACAATCCCAGAATAAGCCCATGCGACGACATGTTGTAGGGTTTATGAGGGACACGGTAAGGCAGTATTTTTTTAAGGATATTTAGTCATGAAGATGATTAGGTTTAAGGTTTCTGGGGGGAATGCTAAGGCAATATTTTGGTGAAGATAGGGACTTTTGGAGCATCCGTTGGCCGCAGGCTAGACGGCATCAGATGTAACAGGTAgttaagttttcattttttagatAATAAGATTGTTTTTGGCCACACTTGAGTGCTAGAATTATAAtgacttctttgtttttcctatCAGCATTCGTAGATTTTCAGTATACTTTGACATAGATAAAATAGATTTTGAGTATACTTTGACACATGTAAAGAGAACTTTTTGTCACTCGGGTTCGATTTACTTAATTAGGAGACAATCTTGAGGCAACCCAATATAACATTCCCCCTTCCTCCTCCTTagcgaatgacaaaaaaaaaattcttaaccacttgaactAAGTATTAATTATGTAATATTTTTGGCATTTGGCTAATTATTTCGTTCTTCATATAACCTTAGACAAAATTCTGAACTGATGGTTAAGTTTACTTGCTTACTGTAATTCATATAGTTCTTAAaagcaaaatagaaaatagttcattttatttagaaaACTGGGGACAGGAAATTGTAAGTTGTAACATGAAGATCATACATTTATtcctagatatatatatactctcTTAGCTATGAATCTCAAACTTTTTCCTAAGCTCCAAAAGGAAGTCATACATTTTGTACTGATCAGGCAGAGACTTGGACACACTCTCCCTCTGCATGCACCTCTTAGCCCAAGTCACAAGCCTTGGACACTCCTTCACCATGCACAGGTTTCCACAGGTCTCTAGCGCATAGAACCAGCTATAGAAAGGGATAAGTGCCACGTCAACTATGCCAAAGCTCTCACCTCCAAAGTAGGTCTTGTCTCCCAACTCATTTTCCAACAGCTTGAAGCACTCTATCAGTTCCTTCTTTGCTGCTTCTTGGATTTCACCTCTTGTTCCCCACACCAACTTTCCTGTAGAATAAATCTGcaacagaaaaaaaaccaGCTTGAAAACATAGTTAAAAAGTTTAAATTACGTAAGGGATGGAAATTGACAGACCTTCTTGTCAACATAATCAGCCCAGAACCTGGCATGGGCTCTATGATAAGGATCAGAAGGCAACAGAGGAGCTTGGTGACTCCAAACCTCATCAATGTATTGAACAATGATGAGGGATTCGCATACGGGTCTTCCCTTGTGGATCAAGACTGGGATTTGCTTGTGAACCGGGTTCATCTTGAGAAGCAGAGGGCTCTTGTTGCTCAAATCTTCTTCCCTGGGTTCATAGTCGATGCCCTTCTCCGCCAAGGCGATCCTCACTCTCATCCCAAATGGGCTTGGCCAGAAATCCAATAAAACCACTTCGTCTGCCATTGCTAGCTACCTCTTGAGAGTCTCTGCTTGCCTTTTGGTACTTCTCTTTCAATGCTATCTGTGCAACAAAGCCAAAGCAAGAGtgagtttatttatacatgGCATGGGTAGAGAGAGTTGTAGAATTTTCTTTGGGTTGGTTTGTCTAGGCTCTTCCCCTGTCTTATCACTGCTTGCGTAAGAACCACATAGGCATAGCTAGTATTTTCCAGAGCCGACGACACATAATTCACATAAGTCCTGCCTCACAAAAAGAGAATCGGAATGTTCTACCATCTTATCCCAATcgaatttgttttttatttatttattatacaaGCAATCTTAGTTGGACTCCAATACAAGATGGAACCTACAACTTCAAGTGCAAAGGTAAATGCTTTCAACCACGTGAACTACAAGCGTCTTGCTAtcagaatttgaatttttaaaaacctgTTTAACACATATAATTGAAGGGAATACTAAAAttaaactaataattaaaaaatcttaaaattactttatttctatttttttcaactcttaaagaaataaaataaatataaacattgCAATCGAATGGTAAACTTGTTATGGTCCGATGAAGACAAATTTCCAGTGCAGCGTACACCGACAAATAACTTGTTCCaagtaataataaagtaaagaAACCACCAACAAAGTCATTAAAAAAACGTGAACAGAAAAGGTTAACTATTTTAGATGGTTGAACTCAATTATCCATGTCTCTCTAACTACCGGATCAcattttgaagaagaaaacagtGATGATCCATAACAATGAGGGCTAAATACTGACTATACTGCCAAAAGGATATCGTACATAATGAATAGAATTCTTGACTTTGTTCTCTGCCCAAAACCAACTACACAGCctcaaaggaagaaaaaatttcGGCAAGATTTGAATCACCACTTTCATCTTAACTTGACAAGATGCATCTACAAAAGTATATCGCTGTTGGCAAACCATGACCGCTGACACCAGCACTTGCCGAAGAAGAGCTCAGTCTATATCACAATCCTCTCCTTGCTCGGGTGATATCTTCAACACCACAACAGGATTTATACAATTCACACACCAATTCCCGCCAGCTAACACTGCAAATGTTTATCAAAGAAATTATTCAATAAAAGGCTGTCATGCCACCAGCCTATTTCTCATTCAAACATCTTGATAGTAAAAGGTTCCTTTCACATACCGTGTTCAGAGTTGACAAAGCACCAAATTAATGTCACTATTTTTGGCTAAATGATCGAATACGGTTGACCAAGTCCGCTCTCAAAGACTCGGGTATTTGTGAAAGAAAAGCTGATTTGGAATCCACGATCAACAACTTCCTGCAATGCATAAGTATAGACAGATGGATGTTTCAGATTAATGCAAGTACTAACACAATTTAAATACCTGATCAATTACCAACTATGTTATGTCCCGACCAATTAATACAAGTAAATGCAATTGAGAATATAAAACACAGATAATTAAAGGACTAAATAAACAGTATTAAAATTCAGAAAGTAACGAGTTCAACTCAATAACTGGGTAAAGCAAAATATAAATCATTGCAAGAAGTtaatttacccaaaaaaaatgttgaaaaaagTTGTGCTGTGCGTCCTTGTTAGACTTACCCAGATATCTCAAGAGTTATATAGGAAATGTAAAAGGCCTCTCAGATACATGAATATTGTCGTGGGTAACCAAGTAATCTCCTAACAGTGTCTGACTCGTTCATGCATGCTTATTTAACGTGTCACTAATGTTCTAATATGTTATGGGTAGAGAGAGGGAAACCGAAGTTAatcaggaaaaagaaatattccCTACAGATGTTCTAGCTTCCACCAAGCATTTAGCGTGGTAAAATTGAGCGTGTCCATGATTAGCAACGTTGAAGTGACTTTTTTGCTCTTAATTAGTGATTCTCAGGATAAACATTATCAACTAACAATGGATGGATGAAATGGTTTAAAGGGGACAATTCAAGAGAGAATGTTTTCCTAGGGATTCAATCAACTAAGGGTAACAGAAGCAGAATCACAAAACGTCACTAACTGTTGACAATCTCACTCAAATCAGCAAGCCAAATGCTAGATAAAGTGAGAATACTTAAAGAGAATTTTTCACTAAAGAAGCATGCATATACTCAATTAAAGagctaaaatttaatttaattttttcttttttaaattgatgaaattcaGCACTATGAAGGCTAAACTGCAGAAGTCTAGAGAGAAGATTTCATCAGGATAAAAGACACACACCCACCCAATCGAATTCTATCACATTCATAAACAACATGGACGGGCCATATGTATAACTCAAAAACCTCGAAAAGATTTTATACAATGAAGTTTAAAGAACCAACAAGTTTCCTACATACCAATGTTAAAATGGACAAATAATACTTACTTCACTTCATCACTGTTTGGATCGGTTCCAACTTGCTGTGCACATAACCTTTTCTTTGAACGCATAAAACTGTGCACTTTATCTGACCAGCCACATGATCGCAAAACTGAAGAAGCTTCTTTCTTGAGActaataaacattaaaaaagtGTTAAAACCAATAGAatatataaccaaaaaaattgaaaacaaactaTAGACTGGCATGAAGcaaattatgaaaattattttttcacgCAATAAACTCGTGTTACAGGTGTCtgcgcaaaaaaaaaaaaaaaaaaaacactcaaaTTTACAGGCAACCGAAacatggaaagaagaaaacacaGAAACAATAATTAATTGCATGCATCATGAAAGAAAACCTATGAGCCTGAAATCTGCAATATAAAACAAACTGGGCAAGTCCAGATGTCACAGAGGAGGGAAAATGATATGAGACCAACGAAGTTATTAAGCAGAAACAATAAATTAGGGGTAcacataaaaagaaacaatcaataaaGAGTACCTAGGTAGACACAATCATTCAAAGAATGTCATAGTCATTAGAAAAATTCAAGTATATGGGCTATGAACTCATATCAATACTTCTAAACCTAAAacaacaaacataaaattcaTCACTTGGGGAATAGACTTTCTTTTGGCAGGGCAGGGGAGGACATGTGGGGATATGGAAGACAGATGTATGACTGAAATGGAGATATGGGATCATTAAGATAATTAATCCAGAAGACTATGCAATTCATAACAAACAAATCTTAAGCCACATTTCAACACCAGATCCTAATCAAGATAATTTGCTAGAGAGTGAGATTTCTTTTCAATTGAATGTTGTAGCGTGCCACATACATTTCCTTCAGTCCTTCAACTTCTGCCCGGGATTGATCATCGCGTGCAAACAAAATGCATGAATCCTGAGATTTTCTTTTGGGCCCAGAGACCCCAGAGTGAACATGGAGACCACTATTATCCAATTCACTGTGATCAGGCACTTCCCCTGCTGTTAACCTGTCACGTGTACCAATACCTTCACAGAGTTCAGTTTTTACTGAACCAGTACCACCATTTTCTCGTGATAACAAAGAAGCTTTGCTACTGTTACCACCAATAATATCAGCCTTTTTATCTCTGTGTAAACCATCCTTGTTTATCAAAGATGTCTTAGCTTTCTCACGTTTCTCCAAACTAACTGGGTCCTTTACATCTCCATTCAATCCTATGGACTGATTCTCGTAAGCAATTTTTCCATTATCAGTCGCAGGTGCTCTTTCCCCATTTGATCCTAAAGATAGATTCTTGTGAGCAATTTTTCCATTATCAGTAGCAGGAGTTCTTTCCCCATCTGATCGAAATGCTTCATCCTTATAAGCAATTTTTCCATTATCAGTTGCACGAGGTCTTTCCCCATTTGATCCTAAGGATTGATTTTTGTGAGCAACTTTTCCATTATCAGTTCCAGGAGCTCTTTCCCCGTTTGATCCTAAGGATTGATTCTTGCAAGCAAATTTTCCATTATTAGTTGCAGGAGCTCTTTTGGAGCTAGAATTTCCACTGATATTAAACTTCATCCGTGGGCTAGAAGGCGCTTTATCAACCTTAGGTATGGCTGAGATATCCTTCCAAGAAGACTGTTCATAAGGTTTTGTTTGTGCTCCTTTCGGTGGAAGAGCAGTCTTTGGGCTTTTAGATGTTTCACGGCCATTACAATCACGAGAACTCACCCCATTGGAAGCAGTGCTAGCTGCTGGCCTTTGGTTGGTacgagagaagaaaaggatgTAAACCTTTTCAGATAATACCTCTTGCAAGGTGGAAAGCGAGACAAATGAATCATTGCAGCGATACCACCGACCCATGGCATCCTGTagattatgaaaaaaataagattagCATATAGTTGATATAATGTATGTGTTCCAAATTTACTGATTGCAGGGAAGGTGATAGGTGAACAGAGACCTTAATATATGCATAATAGTGACCAGACTCTGGTGAGAAGCCTGAATGCACAATAGTACCAAAAAGCTTATACTCAGGCCGCAGATCCTGCATTGCAGTTAAAAATTCAACAGCATTACTAGTAGGAAAGAAATTGTCTGCAACAtctcccaaatatataaggaATAAGTAAAAACAAACAGAAGTCTCATGAAACCGGAGTCAAATAAACGCCTGCATTAGCATAAACCAACGTTTCTAAGAAGTTAACGAAAGAATCTGGAGAAAAGTAACATTCTTATCAGATATCAAGAACTGGACTGCCTCATATTGAAGTGCAAGAAAGGAGATACACAAGAAATGAACCTACAAAGTAAGTAATAACATTTCCAAATGAATATACAACAAACCAACGTGCATTTGATATGcaagaaaaaatacaaagacCATGATGCATCTGCATCGTAAATTACCAAACAAAGTACAAAACACATATCAGGACGATTCATTTACTAGAATCCAACAAACAATGCATTTTATTTCTCCAGTGATGCACTGTCACAGCCTTGTTAAAGTACAATAAAGAACATGAAGCTGAAAAGGTAGAAGTTTGCACAGAGAGAAGCAGATAAGTTGGATATACAACTCAACTCAACTCAGCCTTAATCCTACTATGTGAATAATTAGTCAAATATCtcttgttcaaattttttaatccCTTTATATAGTCTTTTCTGGCTCCCGTTTCTAGCactacatttttcttttttgaaacgTAGCTCCCTATTTAATCAACCAAGATAATGAATTGGAGATTCCTTTTCCAACCAAGTCAACTCCCATATTCAAGCTCGATACGCagattgaaaatataataattaaaattgcaGCACCATCCATACTATATTAGTATATTGTGATCACTTTAGCAagacaataaataaaacaatgtACATGCAACTGTAGCAAATTTTTTACCATGTTTTTGTGTTCCCCTTTACTAGATCTTACTAGTTTAAAATGGTTGActcagaattttttattttttattttattttaaagaaggTGATTAACTGCCAGCGTTAACTCTTCTTAAGTATAACATCAGGGGTACATCGATCGAACTCTTGACTATTTTCTTTATAAGAGACTCTTGAATATCGATTACCATGGCATTCGCTTTTGGATTAAGGGCACCCTGGACTAACCTCTTTGTTTTCAtctaagaaagaaaagtactGACATGACACCCCATCATAGCATTGGAAACTGAATCACATAGATTTCAACAAGCTTTTAGTGCCAACTGAATTcaagcaaaaattataaagCACAAACACGTAAAAGTTGGAACTAATTACTGTACCAGACATCACTAGCTTTTTATTACCTTTCAGTTCTAcatcttttaattaaatttctttccAAGTTAGGGTTCCTTTAAAACCTTTGCTAATTCAATTAGGCCCGCCTTGTGGGGAGGTATCATGACAGATCTTATAATTTGAAAAGAACTGGATAGGTATTTTTCACAGGTTTAGTATAGGTTGAGTACTATCAACAGTGTACACATGTAGAATTCTATATGTAACATATGTGCATTTtctatatgtgtatatatcttaTGATTTGTAAAGAACTAGAAAGCGTTCTCCTTGATAGTTATTTAGTCAAGGGTACAGCTTAACACACAGGCTGAATTTGGACTCTTTACCCTTAAGATATAAGGATTGCTAATGCAGTCTAGAAACTTTTTGAAGGTAACCATTGTTATACTCAATACGTTCACTTGGCATCTAACTAGGCCCCACTATCCAATTAAGCAACTTAATTAAATTCACAACTTAAGGTCTCAACTGTACCTGGCTTGCTTTGCACATGAAGCTTGAGAGCACCAAAACATCCTCAAATGAAATAGATTTATCAATCTTCCCGCCAAATATACCCTCAAATCTCTaccaacagaaaacaaaaataacactgtcaagataaataaataaacacacaaaaatgGAAGGATGGAGCAACTTAAGCACCTAATAGCAAAAGGATATTAGGAAATAAGATAACCTCACCTTAAGTTGGATAACAAGAACATTGGGTGCTTGAAGAATAGACATTTGCTTTCTTGCTGCCACCAATTTGTTACAACTAAGAAAGCATAAATACCTCAATCAAACGCCAAAACACAAGAGAAGTACTAAGCAAACAACAAAaccagagagaaaaagagatgaTACCTTTCGCATTTGTACTTGTTCTGGCCATCCAAAACCTCAGGCTGAAAGAACCTTTGCAGGGCGTCTTTAACCGAATTACTATGAAAAACATCAAGACTAATATCCATTATCTCATCAACCTTATTGGATTCTGTGCCACAGGATAGACACTTCACCTGGCTCTGCAAAGCTCCCCCGAATATCTCCTTCACCACAGTCGACGTCGTCGTCGTCCCATTGCCTATGCCATTGGCCATGTTGCCGTTGCCATTAGAGCTGGCAGTGCGCCGCAGCTTCTTGAGGCGAAGGCAGGTGTTGTGGCAAGCATCGATCACGTAGCGGAGAAACTCGTGAGCGTCTTCCTGGCGACCGCACCGAAAGTGTTCGGAGAAAATCCTGAGACAGCTCTGTATCTTCTGCGGCGCATCTAGACTGAGATCCAAACTGAGCGAGCGCACTATTCGCTTCTCCAAAATGCAAAATGGACAGTCGCGCTTCCGCTCCGCATCCGAAGAGTCACCTACAGATTGAATTCgacattgaattgaattgaattcaaattcacacacaatcaatcagagagagaggggaagaagaagaaggaactTACAGAGAGAGGTGTGTTGGTTGCGGAGGCAGAAATTGGCGAGAGGAGGGGTGTAGGTGAGGCACTGAAGGACGCTGTTGAGGTAGCAAGAGTTGCCGAGGTTCCTTAACCCTAGAGGTGGGCCCGTCTTGCGCTTGTGACTCAGTAGACTCGGCTGCCAACTCATCTGCAATTGAAATTGCAGGCCCATCAACGTTGACGACGACCATCGCACGACGAcgttctgctgctgctgctccgTCCGGAACAAcgcctccaccaccaccaccccaaTAGCATATCTCTCTCCAATCTCTAGCGCCTTTTTTTCTTCGaatgaaaaaatcaaattaaaaaaagaagataaatattaaatattttgtttgttttagaaTTGAATACGAAGAAGCAGGAAAAAGTAAGAAGGGAAAGGGAAGAAGGCGGGTACGGACAGAGACATAGAGACGAGAGAGAGCTgctgtgaagaagaagaagcaaaaagcCTCCCACCCTCTTTACCACCAAACCCAAAATCCCTTGTCTGATTTTCGAGGGTTCACGTCTTCCTTCCttccctcttctcttcttttgccCACCCTTCTTTAGTAAGTATCTTGTACAGTTGGacaattgttttttaaatggGCCTTCTTCTTTGGTTGGCTTCTCTTTCAGAAGGGCCATGAAATACCTCTAACTTGGGTTAGACTTCACGCCTTTTTAATTATGGTCCAGATGCCTGGCTGAATTTcgttatttttcctttttttttatacaaacgatagtctaaattactctaaattaatttaataacttAGGAACAAAGAGACGGTCTTAATACACCGATCAACTGACCTAATCTTgagattttcaaaattttcactaaCACTTTCTAAATATCAAacattttcacaaaacccctttcataaaaatatgtgattttggacTTCTGGGTAGTTAATTTTTAAGACAATACACAATCAAAgtcaaaaatattaaaagaggATAGGTTTTCTAATAgggataaagaaaaaagaatccCACTACATTTACCCGTACATTTGAAGTCCTACGTCGAATTTATCCCACCCCCAAATATGgttgtataaaaaaagaagagagaatccAACTGAACCCAATTTGGTGTATGAAAATATTAGCGAATGAGTTTAATCTGGGTACCAATGAATTTGTTGTTTCACATAATAGTTCTTTTtctaccaaaataataatattacagCTCAATTTCTGTCATAACAATTCAATTTGATTGTATGGTCAAGCCTAGAAAATCTGGCAACCTCATCTTTTTATTCCCCCATGTGATACTTAAAACATCTCTTCTAAATACAAAGTTCTGAGAAATTAACTATGGAACAAGGTCCAGGTTCAAACTTTTGATCCTTGTACAGAAGCAAAATCATGTAAGAATGGGCTGTGATACAATTGTGTGaactaaaaattataaattttttataaacagAGAGTATGTTTAGTATCACAGTGACTCTGGCACTTGCTTTACAGACAAATCATCTATGATACATCAACTTTTGAAATTCCCTCTGTAAATGCCTACCTTCGTGAGGATGACACACTTCTGCGAACTTGACATCTTTATACTTTCAATTTCAGTTCTGCTTCAAACTGCCACAAAATTTACCCCACCACAGGAGCAGCTGCAACAATGATAGGCTTCAAAAAACCGTAATCTAAACTTATGCATATAGTTCCATCGAGCTATCGAACTGTTGGAGTGTTCAAACCCAAAACGATTATAAGAAATAATGGACCATGGGAACAATGATTTTGCTAAATGTATACGTGcatacctaaaaaataaataggcCGAATGCTCCGGTGACATCTCTACTTGTTGGAATCTGATGATGCCGCCGTTAGTGTAGGTTGAGAACTTTCAGCTTCTTCAGGGTTGTCTCTAgaaacttctttttttaacttgTGATTATTGTATGCTGCTACACCTGCTATGGCTGCATAAGAAGTAATGTACCATTATAATTTACATTGGTTTGTAGGTAATGCTCTCTTATG belongs to Prunus persica cultivar Lovell chromosome G4, Prunus_persica_NCBIv2, whole genome shotgun sequence and includes:
- the LOC18779649 gene encoding sm-like protein LSM2; its protein translation is MLFFSYFKELVGREVTVELKNDLAIRGTLHSVDQYLNIKLENTRVVDQEKYPHMLSVRNCFIRGSVVRYVQLPPEGVDVELLHDATRREARGG
- the LOC18779050 gene encoding probable glutathione S-transferase parC codes for the protein MADEVVLLDFWPSPFGMRVRIALAEKGIDYEPREEDLSNKSPLLLKMNPVHKQIPVLIHKGRPVCESLIIVQYIDEVWSHQAPLLPSDPYHRAHARFWADYVDKKIYSTGKLVWGTRGEIQEAAKKELIECFKLLENELGDKTYFGGESFGIVDVALIPFYSWFYALETCGNLCMVKECPRLVTWAKRCMQRESVSKSLPDQYKMYDFLLELRKKFEIHS
- the LOC18781405 gene encoding ubiquitin carboxyl-terminal hydrolase 25, producing the protein MGLQFQLQMSWQPSLLSHKRKTGPPLGLRNLGNSCYLNSVLQCLTYTPPLANFCLRNQHTSLCDSSDAERKRDCPFCILEKRIVRSLSLDLSLDAPQKIQSCLRIFSEHFRCGRQEDAHEFLRYVIDACHNTCLRLKKLRRTASSNGNGNMANGIGNGTTTTSTVVKEIFGGALQSQVKCLSCGTESNKVDEIMDISLDVFHSNSVKDALQRFFQPEVLDGQNKYKCESCNKLVAARKQMSILQAPNVLVIQLKRFEGIFGGKIDKSISFEDVLVLSSFMCKASQDLRPEYKLFGTIVHSGFSPESGHYYAYIKDAMGRWYRCNDSFVSLSTLQEVLSEKVYILFFSRTNQRPAASTASNGVSSRDCNGRETSKSPKTALPPKGAQTKPYEQSSWKDISAIPKVDKAPSSPRMKFNISGNSSSKRAPATNNGKFACKNQSLGSNGERAPGTDNGKVAHKNQSLGSNGERPRATDNGKIAYKDEAFRSDGERTPATDNGKIAHKNLSLGSNGERAPATDNGKIAYENQSIGLNGDVKDPVSLEKREKAKTSLINKDGLHRDKKADIIGGNSSKASLLSRENGGTGSVKTELCEGIGTRDRLTAGEVPDHSELDNSGLHVHSGVSGPKRKSQDSCILFARDDQSRAEVEGLKEILKKEASSVLRSCGWSDKVHSFMRSKKRLCAQQVGTDPNSDEVKKLLIVDSKSAFLSQIPESLRADLVNRIRSFSQK